The genomic region GAATGTAACACAAAGTTCGATGTTCTGCACAAGTCACATAACAGTCAGGAAGAAGTTGTCTGCCCCAGGTGCAAATCCAAAGACAATAAGAAGCTCCTGTCATCTTTCAGCGCTTCAGTCTCTTCGGGCAGCCACGAGCATTCATTCGGCGGCTGTGAACATGGAAGCTGCGGCATGGCCGATTCCCTGGGCGGATGCCCCTCAGGCATGTGCGGGCTTAACTAATGAAAGGAGAAAAAGTGAGAAGATATAGAATATTTACAGCCATGCTTGCACTGGTTCTGTTTTATGGTGTGGGCTGCGCGCAGGAAAAAGAAATGGATTCTGCAACGAAGAGTGATATTACCGTTCAGCAGTTAAAAGAAAAAATGAAAAACGACACTTCCCTCGTCGTACTGGACGTTCGTACGCCCGAAGAACTTAAAGGCCCCTTGGGAAAAATTGACGGCGCGGTAAATATCCCCGTCGATCAGCTTGAGGAGAGGATCGCAGAAGTCGAAAAGCTTAAAGGAAAAGATATTGCCGTAATCTGCCGCTCGGGCCACCGCTCAAAAAGAGCGCAGGCAGTCCTGTACAAGCACGGGATAAAAGCCCTGAACGTCCTTGGCGGAATGACCGAATACAGGAAATAAAAGCATGATTCAAAAACCCCTGTTCAGAAAAACAGGGGTTTGTTGTCTTAAAACCACACGGTAAAGCCTACATTAAACGCCACCTGGTTGTATCCGTAGCGCGAGGAGGCGCCTGAGGGGTTCAGAGAGACCTGAAGGTATTCAAGCCCCAGATTCAGATTGCCGTTTCCAACAACATTTAACTTTACTCCTCCCCTTAAACCCCAGGTGAAGCCGCTTCTTGTCTCGCCGTCGGATGCGGATGCAAGCCCTAAGAGCGCCTCAACAAAAGGATAGGCTATGCTTCCTGTGCGGAAATTGTATGATGGAGCAAGTAAAAACAGAAGCGATGTGTTCCCTTCCACTGTTGTAATGCCGAAGGGGTTAAAGCCAAGCTCAAAGCCGTCGGTAAAAAAATATCCCACATAAGGCTGCAGTGAAAATACGGTGGTGGTGCCCCCTGTATTTCCATTTGTTACATTTGTGGTGCTCTGGAATGTGAGACCTCCGCCTAACTCAACTACGCCCGGTGAGGCAAACCCGCCCCCATAACGCTGCGCGTGAGTAAGTGAAGAAGAAAAAAAGAAAATTACAAGAAGAGCTGCAAAGAACAATTTATTAAATGACATGATTCCTCCTTTATTCATAAAAGTATTATTTGATTGTACATAAAAGGGGGGACCGTGTCAATGTAGAAAGTTTCAGGTGTATAAGGCAGGCGCTTTGAATTCTTGATTGACGCAGCTGTTAGGGCGCCAGGCGGTCAATTTTCCATTTGCTGTCTTCTTTCGTAAACTGTATCCTGTCGTGCAGGCGGCTTTCCCTTCCCTGCCAGAATTCTATCACCCTGGGCTCCAGGCAGAATCCTCCCCAGTTGGAGGGGCGCTCAATTGTGCCCGACTGGAACTGCTTCTGGTACTTTAATACCATCTCATCTAAAAAAGCCCTGCTTGGAATGACCTCGCTCTGAGGCGACGCCCAGGCGCCTATCCTGCTTCCTAAAGGCCTTGAGTAAAAATATTCATCGGAGTCTTTCTCTGAAAGTTTTGCCACCCTTCCTTCAACCCTTACCTGGCGCTCCAGTTCAGACCAGTAAAATGCCAGTGCGGCATGGGGGTTCTCCAGTATCTGACGCCCTTTGTGGGAATTATAATTTGTAAAGAAGACAAAGCCCTCAGCAGCTACTTTCTTAAGCAGCACAATTCTTACCGAGGGGTGCCCGTCTTTAGTGGATGTGGCAAGCGCCATTGCGGTAGGTTCATTTACGCACGCCTCAATTGCCTCGTTAAGCCACCTCTTAAACTGACTGACGGGATCGGGATCTATATCTGTTTCACTGAGTTTCTTTAAGATGTAATCTCTCCTTATTGAAGCCAGGTCCTTTGTCAAATGTCTTCCCTTTCTTTGTAATTATCTATAAACCAGTCTATGAGGCGTCTTGCAATGGACCACTTCCCGGGAATTGCGGGAATTCCTTCAGGGCTGAACCATTTGAGCTCTACGATTTCCACGCCGTCTGCCCTTAATTCACCGGAAGCATACTCGGCAGTAAAGCCCACCATGAGGGAATCGGGAAAAGGCCAGGGCTGGCTCCCGAAATACTTTATATTTTTAACCCCAATATTTGCCTCTTCCATTATCTCGCGCCTGATGCAGTCCTCAAATGTCTCGCCGGCCTCAACAAAACCTGCAAGCACGCTGTACATATTTGACTTAAAGCGGCTTGCCCGGGCCAGGAGAATCCTGTTCTTATTGGTTATGGCAACAATTACCGCGGGCGAGATCCTGGGGTAGCTTACAAGCCCGCAGCTGGGGCATACCTTGGCTCTTTCATCGTGTCTTTCTTCAGTCATGCTTCCGCAGCGACCACAGTACTGGTGATTAAGGTCCCAGCTTTTTACCTGAAAGGCACGCCCTGCAAGGGCAAAGAAGCTGCTTTCAAATTCTCCCAGGAGTGATCTAAGATTTCTGAATGCCATGCCCTGCGGCGCTTCCGTATCCAGCGGGAGTTCAGCTGTAAAGCACGGACTACCTTTCAATGTGCCAAGATACTGCATCCTTTCGGGAAACATATCTATTCCCGCAAGATCCTCAATAAAGGGAATACCGATCCTGTTGCCGTCTAACAAAACAAGAAGTTCATCTCTCTTAAATAAAAACCACCAGACGGGCCCATCCATGTTTTCAGGCGCTTTAATTCCCGGAACAAAATTCATTCACAAATCCTTCTTAAAAAAACTCTATAAAAAATAATATAACACATAAGCATAACTAAAGATACAGATCCATAAAGACCTTTACTCTCGAAAAAAGCTCTCTCAGGCCGGTCTCAAAGCCCATAACTCCTTTAACATCCTTCGCGTTATAGCCTATTACATCGAGGCCAAGCTTTCTGGCAATAAAGATCGCTCTTTCATTGTGCCAGTCCTGAGATATAACCGTAAACTTCTCGTAGCCGAATAAATCCCTCATTCTTACAACCGAGTCGTACGTCCTGAAGCCCTCCTCGTCAGAATAAATGGCCTCAGGCGGAACCCCGTTTTTCATGAGGTCGATTCTCATATTCCTGGGCTCGTTATTAAAGCGGTTGCCGCTTACAACAATGACTTTTATTTTGCCCGATTTGTACAGCGCCACCGCGGCATTTATCCTGTAGGCAAAGTAGAGGTTCACAACCCTGGGCTTTAAGTACTTGCCCGTTCCAAGAAGGAGTCCTGCCTCATTTGAGGGAATTTTATCCAGGCCGTAATATGTATACTTCCCGGCATAGCTGTTAATTTTCCAGTTGCAGAAAAATATCAGTGCAGCAAGTAAGACAATCAGCGTTCCAAAAGATAAAAGGAACGCTCTGAACTTTTTTTTGAAGCTTTTCATTATAGGCTGCGGCTTTTGCGAATTAAATCAATATAATTTAATTTTTGAAAAATAGCTTCACAATTTAACCCTTAATCTTCAGGCAGGCTTCAACCGAAAGCCAGAAAAGCCTTTCACGCACGCTGGACTGATTCGACCAGTCCCTGTGGTCCCATTCCTCGCAGCTTATGTCGTCTCCCCCATAGAGCATCTGCCCAAACTTCACGCCGCGGAATTTTGAAACAGCAAAGAAGGCGGCGGCTTCCATTTCAACTACAAGGCACCCTTCGGCTTTCCTTTTATTTATTATTTGCCTTGTTTCCCTGTAAACTGCATCTGTGGTCCAGGTCCTGGTTGTTATATAATCAATTTTATTATTGTCCAGAGTATCCTTTAATGCCTGAAGGGCATCCGCATCGGCCTCAACTTCCCTTGAAGGGGGAAGGTAGTGGTAGGATGTTCCCTCATCCCTCAGAGCAGAAAATGGAACGACGATTTTCCCGCAATTGATATCGGAGTCGAGTACGCCCGCGCCCCCGCATGCAATAAACTTCCTGCATCCCAGGGCTATTACCTCCTCAAGTGCCGCTGCCGCAAACGGGGCACCAACGGGAGAATGGAAGAAAGCAATTTTCTTTCCCTGGAAATCCATTTCATAAATGGGGTGCTTCCCCATCTCGCTGTTCAGGAGCTTTACGGTCCTGACATTGTTTTCATTAACTATTTTTTCAATTACGTCCCTGAAAAACGTAAAGACGCAGTACTCAGAAACATCAGCAGGCTTAA from Ignavibacteria bacterium harbors:
- a CDS encoding zinc ribbon domain-containing protein, coding for MPVFEYRCRECNTKFDVLHKSHNSQEEVVCPRCKSKDNKKLLSSFSASVSSGSHEHSFGGCEHGSCGMADSLGGCPSGMCGLN
- a CDS encoding rhodanese-like domain-containing protein → MRRYRIFTAMLALVLFYGVGCAQEKEMDSATKSDITVQQLKEKMKNDTSLVVLDVRTPEELKGPLGKIDGAVNIPVDQLEERIAEVEKLKGKDIAVICRSGHRSKRAQAVLYKHGIKALNVLGGMTEYRK
- the pdxH gene encoding pyridoxamine 5'-phosphate oxidase, with amino-acid sequence MTKDLASIRRDYILKKLSETDIDPDPVSQFKRWLNEAIEACVNEPTAMALATSTKDGHPSVRIVLLKKVAAEGFVFFTNYNSHKGRQILENPHAALAFYWSELERQVRVEGRVAKLSEKDSDEYFYSRPLGSRIGAWASPQSEVIPSRAFLDEMVLKYQKQFQSGTIERPSNWGGFCLEPRVIEFWQGRESRLHDRIQFTKEDSKWKIDRLAP
- the nudC gene encoding NAD(+) diphosphatase, which gives rise to MNFVPGIKAPENMDGPVWWFLFKRDELLVLLDGNRIGIPFIEDLAGIDMFPERMQYLGTLKGSPCFTAELPLDTEAPQGMAFRNLRSLLGEFESSFFALAGRAFQVKSWDLNHQYCGRCGSMTEERHDERAKVCPSCGLVSYPRISPAVIVAITNKNRILLARASRFKSNMYSVLAGFVEAGETFEDCIRREIMEEANIGVKNIKYFGSQPWPFPDSLMVGFTAEYASGELRADGVEIVELKWFSPEGIPAIPGKWSIARRLIDWFIDNYKEREDI
- a CDS encoding DUF218 domain-containing protein, which translates into the protein MKSFKKKFRAFLLSFGTLIVLLAALIFFCNWKINSYAGKYTYYGLDKIPSNEAGLLLGTGKYLKPRVVNLYFAYRINAAVALYKSGKIKVIVVSGNRFNNEPRNMRIDLMKNGVPPEAIYSDEEGFRTYDSVVRMRDLFGYEKFTVISQDWHNERAIFIARKLGLDVIGYNAKDVKGVMGFETGLRELFSRVKVFMDLYL
- a CDS encoding nucleoside phosphorylase, whose amino-acid sequence is MDSYPILEFDPEREAVFEPTSIIKPADVSEYCVFTFFRDVIEKIVNENNVRTVKLLNSEMGKHPIYEMDFQGKKIAFFHSPVGAPFAAAALEEVIALGCRKFIACGGAGVLDSDINCGKIVVPFSALRDEGTSYHYLPPSREVEADADALQALKDTLDNNKIDYITTRTWTTDAVYRETRQIINKRKAEGCLVVEMEAAAFFAVSKFRGVKFGQMLYGGDDISCEEWDHRDWSNQSSVRERLFWLSVEACLKIKG